The nucleotide sequence CTCCAGCTCCTGCATTCCAAGCATACGTAGCTACCATATTTAAAATCGACCCTTTAATGCCCTTTTCAATCCAATAATTTCCGACAGCTGAACTACAATAAAATGTCCCATTTAATACGATATTAATAACTGAATTCCATCCATTTACAGAAAGTTTTTCAGCTGGACAAATAAAGTTACCAGCCGCGTTATTCACAAGCGAATCAATTCTTCCAAATGTTTCATCAACGACTTCCACCATTTTCCCAACATGTTCTGGCTCTCGAACATCCATTTGAAATGGTAAAACTTGTCCATCAAACGTCTCAATTTCTTGCTTCGTTTCTTGTAATCGCTCTTCATTTCGACCTGTGATGACAACATATGCCCCATCTTGAGCAAAGCGCTTTGCCATCGCTTTCCCCATACCGCTTGATCCACCTGTAATAATTATTACTTTTTTCTCCATTCTCCATCCCCCTCAAAATGAATGAATACCCATTCATATTTTAACATATTTTTTCAGTATTTTCTCACTTCTTTTACAATCGACGAGAATTTCTTTCCCATGCTATAATGATGGGACAATGAATTCAATAGATTGGTTGATAAAATGAGCAATTTACAGTTTTCAAGACGAGAATTTTTAAAGCGTTTCGTCGGGTCCATTTTGGCCGGTGCTATTTTGGCAACTGGAGGATACGGCTACGCCCGATTTATTGAACCGAAACGCTTGTCTCTTACCCGTCAATCCATTTTACACAATAAAATCCCGAACAGCTTTAACGGTAAGAAGATTGTTCAGTTTAGTGATACGCATTTAAATGAGTTTTTCACCATTGAACGATTGGAAGAAATCGTTCAGTCTATTAATGCACAAAAGCCAGATATTATTGTTTTCACTGGTGATTTAATTGATGAAGCAAATCGCTACAGTCGTGTTGAAGAGATTGTGCCCGTATTACAAAAATTGACTGCTCCTCTAGGGAAATATGCGATTTTCGGAAATCATGATCACGGTGGCTATGGCACAGACATTTATGCGGAAATAATGAATAGCAGTGGATTTACATTATTGCAAAATCAAGCAGTGGATGTCGTGAATGACCAACAAGAAAAAATTGTTATAGCCGGAATTGACGACCTTATACTCGGACGACCTGATTGGGAACGAACATTGGGAGATGTTAATTCTGATACGTTTACAATCCTACTTGCTCACGAACCAGATGCACTCCATTTTGCGAAACACTTCCAAGTTCACCTACAACTCTCTGGTCATTCGCATGGTGGACAAATTAAAATTCCATTTTTTGGTCCTTTGTATACACCACCGTATGCTGAAGACTTTCATGAAGGTATTTATGAAGTCGATCAGACCATACTCTATGTTAATCGAGGCCTTGGGACAACAAGACTTCCATACCGATTCCTCTCCGTGCCTGAACTAACCGTTTTCACCCTTCAATCGCATGAATAAATAATGACTAAGAAAAGCGCAAGTCCTTAGGCGAAGGGCACTGGAGGACCTGCGAGGAGGCTTCCGTCGCCGCAGCAGGGCCAAGCGACCCGAGCTGATGGCGCTTGGAGCTAGACACCAAAAAAAACTGTAAAGTGAATACTTTAACACTATATTGAACTCAAACTTTCTGTAACAATAAACATAAAAAGCCAGAAACGACCTAATAAAGGTCGTTCTGACTTTTTTTATTCCTCATCTTCTAGCACGTTGTACGCCATATTAAATAGGATTAATTGGGAGTCCATTTCCGGCTCATTCGGCTCACGTTTCACATATTGATAAACCCCATGTTCATCTTGTTCACGCGCTTTTACATTATCTGATAAAGTGACAGAAAGCATTTTATTTAAACGCTTTTTTAAATCTCCATCAAAGATTGGGAATAAAATTTCCACACGCTTTACCATATTTCGCGTCATCATATCGGCAGAAGATAAGAACATCTTCTCTTCTCCATTGTGATGGAAATAATAAATACGACTATGCTCTAAAAATCGACCGACGATACTTCTGACTTTAATATTTTCACTTACACCTTTAATTCCTGGGCGTAAACAGCAAATTCCACGAACGACGAGATCGATTTTAACACCGGCACACGATGCCTCATAAAGTTTCATAATAAGCGCTTTATCTGTTAAAGAGTTCATTTTGGCTATGATCCGACCGTTTCCGTACTTTTGCTGGAACTGAATTTCTTCATCGATTAGATTAATGAACTCACGACGAATGTCAAACGGTGCAACCGAAATATGATGAAAGGTCGGCTTTTCCGTATAGCCACTTAAGTAATTAAAGAAGTTGGTCGCATCGATGCCAAATTTATGCTTCGATGTGATTAACCCCATGTCCGTATAAATTTTCGCAGTTTGATCGTTGTAGTTACCCGTTCCTAAGTGGACAAAGCGTTCTATGCGGTCATTTTTCCGGCGAACAACTAGTGTAATCTTGCTATGGGTTTTCAAATACGTCATCCCATAAATGACATGACAGCCAGCCTTTTCTAATTCCTTTGCCCATTGCACGTTGTTTTCTTCATCGAAACGAGCTTTTAATTCAACGAGAACTGTTACTTGCTTCCCGTTTTCCGCTGCACGTTTAAGCGCTTCAATAATTGGGGAATCCCCACTTACACGGTAAAGTGTTTGTTTAATGGCAAGTACATCTGGGTCATCTGCAGCATCAGCAACAAAATCCACAACTGGTTCAAATGATTCGTATGGATGATGAAGTAGGATGTCTTTTTCAGAAGCCACTTCAAAAATATCATCTGAAAAATCCATATCGCGTGGCGGCTGTGGGATTAAGGCTTCGTATGTCAAATGCTCGTGCGTTGCTGTTAATTCTTTATAAAAACCGAATAAAAAGGTTAAATCGAGCGGTCCATCGATTTCATATACATCCTTTTCATGAATTTCTAATTCATGTAGTAAATACTTCGTTATACGGTCGTCACTTCCGTATTTTTTGACCTCTAAACGAACGGCTGAACCCCATTTTCTTTTCTTTAGCTCTTTTTCAATTTCTTTTAAAAGGTCACGTGCCCCTTCTTCATGAATCGTTAAATCCGCATTTCGCGTAATACGGAATTCCGTTACTGAAACAACATTAAAGCCTAAAAATAGTTTATGTATAAAATGACTTATAACTTCTTCCAGCATAATAAAGATACGCTGTTCATGCTTATTTTCCAACTCAATGAAACGATCTAATACAGAGGGCACTTGAACGATTGCCGTTTTATATCGAGCATCTTCATCTTCATACTCGTCTTCTAAAAGAATCGCTAAATTCAAACTTTTATTTAATAACATCGGAAACGGACGGTATGCATCCACTGCCATCGGTGTTAAAACGGGGAAAATTTGATCATCAAAGTATTTCTCTAGCTTATTTAGTTGTTCACTTGTAAGCTCATGTATTTGTTTAAAATGTACATTCTCCTCTTGTAATTTCGGCAAGATTTGATGCTGGTAGATATGATATTGCCGCTCGACAAGGATGTGATTTTTTGTAGCAATTTTTGCAAGCTGTTCCTTCGGTGTTAATCCGGCTTTATTCTCAGGCTTATTAAATCCAGCTTTCACTTGATCCTTTAAACCCGCTACACGCACCATAAAGAACTCGTCTAAATTGGAGCTAAAAATGGCTAAAAATTTCATTCGTTCTAATAACGGGTTTCGTTTGTCCGCTGATTCTTCTAAAACACGTTCGTTAAAGGCTAGCCAACTTAGTTCACGGTTGTTGTAATACTTTGGATTTCCTAGTTCCATCGCTTTATCTGTTAAGATTGTCATGGCCATCACCCTTCATCCTAATATATCTATTTCTCTACACCATCATATCATTGTCCTGCCAACAGAATGTTAATTTCATGTTAATTTTGTATAAATTTAGTTAAAATAAGAGGCTTCCAAAAGTGTTAATTTTCTAACAATAATAGGTATAGAAACAGAAGTGGAGAACTTCTGTTACCCAATGTGCATCATTTGCTCTTTATGGGACTTAAATTCCAGCTTGACTTTCTGTTTTAACACTTTTTCTAAATGTTTTTTCTGTTTTTCTACCTGATATTCTTCTGGCTGCCAATTTTGGTCACAATAAAACGTCATTTTCATTGTCTCTTGATCCACTGGCATAACCATCATATCTTTCACGATATTTCGTTTTGTCGCATTTAAACAATACGTGAACTTTAATACGGCGCCCATAAATCGAAGTTTTTTCTGTTCGTCCTTCGTAAACCAATCTTGGAATGATTGGACGTACTGTTTGAATGTAGCATGGTTTTTAAATGATGCGACAAGAGCTAATGTTAATTGATCTTTGTGCATGAATCCGTCAATTGTACGGTTGGATAGTAAATAGAAAGTATGTTGACTGCTCGATTCTGAATCGATGTATTGTCCTAAGTTGTAGACGAACGAGCTGTAACGAAGCAATTGAAAATCGCTACTGCTTAAGTCAATCGGATATATTTTTTGTAATTTATCCACAAATGTCATTAATAAACTCGTAACTTGCAAAGAATGTTGAATATCGATGTCATATTCCACGGCTAACTCTTGGAAGCTTTCTTCCATCACTTTCGGAAATGTCGTTCGACCGAACTGTTTTAACAACTCTTCGTAGAATACCCCATCCCTCAAGCCTTTTCTCGATAGGACAAACGTGGTCGGCTCGACAACTTCGCATAATTGGATAAACACTTCCGTTGATGGAACGATAATATCCGCACGGTCTTTCGATAGTCCATCGACTCTTTGTAATTTATCAAATGATAATGATTTCAAATAACTTTGCACTTGCCCAATGTCCTTCGGTGTCATCGCGTATTGGTGTAAAGTTGATAAAGGGTATTGGCGCATAGCTTGATCGATTTGAACTAAGTTTCGTGCACTTCCTCCAATGGCGATAATCGGCAAGTTTTTCTTTTTCAACCAAGGAAGAGAATCGAACTGACTTTTGACAAACTGTTGAATTTGCTTCAGTTCGGAGTTCGTAGGCGTATCCCCTTTGATGAACTGTTTTTTCAGTGAAAGTGCTCCAAACGGAAAGCTATGAAATTCTTGTAACCGACGGTTTTTAAAGTACGTTATTTCCGTACTTCCTCCACCGATATCAATGGTAATACCTTCATGAAATGAAGTGGAATTCACAACTGCTAAAAAGCCGTAATACGCTTCTTCGTACTCCGATAAAATGCGGATTTGAAAATCAGTATTTTCCCTTACCGCAGATAAAATGTCGGATTGATTAATGGCTTGTCGGACCGTTGCCGTTGCGACACATTTGACAGTCGATAGCTTATGAAAACGCGTCACTTCTTGAAATCCTTTTAATGTGTTTATCAGTATCTTTATCCCTTCATCCGATAACGTGCGATCATCATTTAAATAATTTCGTAAGCGTGCTACTGCCTTTACATTTTCCACTTCTTTTAATCGTCCGCTTTTATCTTCAACATAAATGACCAATCTCATCGTATTCGAGCCGATGTCAATAATCGCATATTTGTTATTCAACGTCTCAACACCCTAACTAAAAGAATATATTTCATTATAGCATATTTATTTCTAGATAAATGGAGGGAAAGCTATGATCCACCTCGTCAAAAAAGGTGAAACGTTAGCGGAAATTTCTCAAAACTATCGCACTTCCTTAGCTACTTTAATTCAAGCGAATCCAATGATTAATCCTAACCTTATATACCCAGGTCAGCCGATTAATATTCCAAATTTACAAGATCCGCAGACGATTCCTTATAAGATTGATGTTTCGATTGGCGAACGCTTGTTAAGGCTTTATAAAGATAAAGTATTCATAAAATCATATCCAATTGCTGTTGGAGCGATGTTATCAGAAACTCCAATTGGCTCATTTGTAATTGTGAACCGTGCCCCAAATCCAGGAGGTCCTTTTGGCTCTATGTGGCTTAGTTTATCAAAAATGCATTACGGCATTCATGGAACGAATGATCCTACGTCAATTGGAAAAGCGGTATCAAAAGGGTGTATCCGCATGTTTAATCATGACGTTCTCGAATTGGCTTCTCTCGTACCAAATGGGACTGAAGTATTTATTCACCTTTAAGGAATAATTCCTACGTGTTATAGTGGAAAAGGATACAGTATTTAGAAACATTTGGGGAGCGTAACAATGGATATTTTTAAAAATCGCAACTTTGTCAAATTGTTTTTTGCTGCACTCACTTCACAAATGGGATCCACAGTCGGAAACATGGCTTTCGCCTTTTATTTGTTAGACCATTTTAGTGACCAGCCGTATTATGCAACATTAGCAGAGCTTATGTATTCGTTACCGACATTGTTTGTTTTTTTTATTGTTGGTGTTGTCGCAGATCGGCTTGACAGAAAGGTCATTGCGGAATGGTGCGACTGGATTCGTGCTGGTTTAACAGTTGTTTTATTTTTAACACTCCTTACGGAATCCTTGCCGCTTATTTTCTTCATCTTATTTTTACGAAGCGCGGTTACGAAATTTTTCTTCCCAGCCGAAACGAGTCTCGTTCAAGGCATTTTAAGAAAAGATCAATACGCTACGGCAGCTGGTCTAAACCAAATTTTATTTAGTTTATTTATGGTGTTTGGAGTCGGGTTAGGTGCCCTTACGTATAAGTGGATAGGCATTCACGGTGCTGTCATCGTTGATGGTGTTAGCTTTATCGCTTCAGCCTTACTCATTCGTTCGTGCAAAATTCCTCGTGCCGTACGAATGCCAAACGGTCCGTTAAAAAGGAAACATTTACGGCTGCAATCAACGATGAAAGATTTTAAGCTTGGCATGCGATATATTGTAAAGAATCGCTTATTATCCCTTATTATTTTCGGCTTTTTTATTTTTGGCTTTTTCCAAGGTGCTTTTGCTATCTTACCAATGTTTACGATGAAATATGAGTTAGCTCCGATGGAATACGAAATGTACGCTTCCTTTTTTGCCATTTGTCTCGGTGCTGGCTTATTTATCGGAAGTGCATGCTCAACGTTTTTAGCGAAAAAAGTTCAACCTTATTTGCTTTTTATTATGCCCATTTTCCTCGCCAGTTTACTAATATGTTTGCTTGGAATGACTCAAAATGTTTGGACATTTCTGGTCATGGCGAGCCTCCTAGGAATGTGTATCGGTCCAGTCAATATCGTCATTGGTGGCTGGATGCCTAAAATTGTTCATCCGAAGCTCATGGGACGTGTGAGCGGCTGGATCGATCCAGTTACGATGCTGGCCCAATCCGCTACATTAGCGGTAATAGCGGTGTTATTCCCGAAGCTAATCGCAAACGTCGATTATTTATATTTCGGAATGGCCATTATTTTATTTATGATTTTTATCTTTTATGCCATCTTTCTACCGCGAAAAGAGCAAATAATGGACGAAGAACAAAAACAACATGCATAAACAGATTTTTAGGTGGAGGCGTCTCCATCTAGAGCAAAATGAGTCAAAGGTAGTGAGCTAGACGCTCGTAGCCAAAATGAGTCCTTGAAAAAAAATTCGTTACCGAAATTTAGGGGCTGTTTTTTTGAACAGCCCTACTCTTACACTTAAATCCTTAACTATTGGTTGCATTTTCTACGCATGAAAGTATAATTTAGGTAAGAAACTTAAATGTAGGGAGCCTTATCCGTAAAGACGAGGCCTTCTTATGAAGGGTAGAAATGAAACTCATTGTGATTTTAAAACAAAGGAGAATTTGCTATGGATGACAGTAATCGAAGTATGACCAATGATCACTCAACTGAAACGATTGCCCAAGCGATTTATGTCGTAAACCGCCACGCGAAGACCGCACCTGACCCAAAATTTTTATACCTCTTAAAAAAGAAATCTCTTCAAAAGCTTTTGTCGGAAGGTAAAGCAATGAAAAAGGGCTTGCATTTTTCGAACAACCCTCGTTTGAGTAAGCAACAATCAGATGTACTCGTATCTGCGGGACAATATTATTTTCATATGCCCCCTACAAAAGAAGACTTCCAAAACCTCCCGCATCTTGGTTCCTTAAATCATTCATATCGAAATCCTAAAACGAAACTCTCTCTTTCAAAGGCGAAAAGTATTTTGCAAAGCTATGTTGGGATCAAAGAGCTTAAGTCATCATCACGCAACCGGAAATCTAAGCCTACATATGAAAAACCGGTATTTAAACGTCTTGGGGAAAGCTATTATTAATTGCTGGAGAACTGGCGAGCAGGTTCAGTAGGAGCGAGCAACTTCTTAACTCATATAAAAAAAAATTTGTGTAAATCATTTAGATGAAAAAAATTAGACCTAAAGAATGCTGAATTCCTCCATTCTTTAGGTCTTTATTCATGTTATATGAAATTTGCACTTCCTAAATTATGCAAATAAAAGGTCATCCATTTTTTCTACTAACGTATGAATTTCTGGTTTACTTACTTGAGCGTTTACTCCAACTTGTTGCCCTTTATGTCGTAAGTCATCCGTAATTAACGATGAGAAAATAATAATTGGAAGTGCTTCTAATTCTGGTGTTTCTTTCACACGCTTCGTTAAATGCAAGCCATCCATTTGCGGCATCTCAATATCTGTAATTAAAAGGTCAACGTAGTCTCCGATAGATTTTTCACCATCGACGAAGCCTTGTAAATATTCGAAGGCATCTTTCCCATTCTCAAAAAATTCAATATGTCTAAATCCCGCTTCTGTTAACGTCTCATTCAAAAGTTGACGAAGAAGTGGTGAATCTTCTGCTACGACAATTTTCTTACCAGAGCGATCTCTTGCGATTGTATTGCGTAATTTGTCTTTTTGAATCGCGGACTCAGGGTTAATATCAACGACAATTCGCTCAAAATCAAGAAGTAGAATCATCTCTCCGTTGATTTTAACAACCCCAGTAATTTGAGTTTCTAAGCCTTGATACATTTCAGAAGGCTTTTCAATTTGCGCCCAAGAAACACG is from Bacillus kexueae and encodes:
- the fadH gene encoding 2,4-dienoyl-CoA reductase, which gives rise to MEKKVIIITGGSSGMGKAMAKRFAQDGAYVVITGRNEERLQETKQEIETFDGQVLPFQMDVREPEHVGKMVEVVDETFGRIDSLVNNAAGNFICPAEKLSVNGWNSVINIVLNGTFYCSSAVGNYWIEKGIKGSILNMVATYAWNAGAGVIHSASAKAGVLTMTRTLAVEWGRKYGIRCNAIAPGPIERTGGADKLFISEEAAKRTLQSVPLGRLGTPEEIASLAAFLLSDEAAYINGECITMDGGQWLNQFPF
- a CDS encoding metallophosphoesterase, coding for MSNLQFSRREFLKRFVGSILAGAILATGGYGYARFIEPKRLSLTRQSILHNKIPNSFNGKKIVQFSDTHLNEFFTIERLEEIVQSINAQKPDIIVFTGDLIDEANRYSRVEEIVPVLQKLTAPLGKYAIFGNHDHGGYGTDIYAEIMNSSGFTLLQNQAVDVVNDQQEKIVIAGIDDLILGRPDWERTLGDVNSDTFTILLAHEPDALHFAKHFQVHLQLSGHSHGGQIKIPFFGPLYTPPYAEDFHEGIYEVDQTILYVNRGLGTTRLPYRFLSVPELTVFTLQSHE
- a CDS encoding RNA degradosome polyphosphate kinase, which produces MELGNPKYYNNRELSWLAFNERVLEESADKRNPLLERMKFLAIFSSNLDEFFMVRVAGLKDQVKAGFNKPENKAGLTPKEQLAKIATKNHILVERQYHIYQHQILPKLQEENVHFKQIHELTSEQLNKLEKYFDDQIFPVLTPMAVDAYRPFPMLLNKSLNLAILLEDEYEDEDARYKTAIVQVPSVLDRFIELENKHEQRIFIMLEEVISHFIHKLFLGFNVVSVTEFRITRNADLTIHEEGARDLLKEIEKELKKRKWGSAVRLEVKKYGSDDRITKYLLHELEIHEKDVYEIDGPLDLTFLFGFYKELTATHEHLTYEALIPQPPRDMDFSDDIFEVASEKDILLHHPYESFEPVVDFVADAADDPDVLAIKQTLYRVSGDSPIIEALKRAAENGKQVTVLVELKARFDEENNVQWAKELEKAGCHVIYGMTYLKTHSKITLVVRRKNDRIERFVHLGTGNYNDQTAKIYTDMGLITSKHKFGIDATNFFNYLSGYTEKPTFHHISVAPFDIRREFINLIDEEIQFQQKYGNGRIIAKMNSLTDKALIMKLYEASCAGVKIDLVVRGICCLRPGIKGVSENIKVRSIVGRFLEHSRIYYFHHNGEEKMFLSSADMMTRNMVKRVEILFPIFDGDLKKRLNKMLSVTLSDNVKAREQDEHGVYQYVKREPNEPEMDSQLILFNMAYNVLEDEE
- the ppx gene encoding exopolyphosphatase, translated to MNNKYAIIDIGSNTMRLVIYVEDKSGRLKEVENVKAVARLRNYLNDDRTLSDEGIKILINTLKGFQEVTRFHKLSTVKCVATATVRQAINQSDILSAVRENTDFQIRILSEYEEAYYGFLAVVNSTSFHEGITIDIGGGSTEITYFKNRRLQEFHSFPFGALSLKKQFIKGDTPTNSELKQIQQFVKSQFDSLPWLKKKNLPIIAIGGSARNLVQIDQAMRQYPLSTLHQYAMTPKDIGQVQSYLKSLSFDKLQRVDGLSKDRADIIVPSTEVFIQLCEVVEPTTFVLSRKGLRDGVFYEELLKQFGRTTFPKVMEESFQELAVEYDIDIQHSLQVTSLLMTFVDKLQKIYPIDLSSSDFQLLRYSSFVYNLGQYIDSESSSQHTFYLLSNRTIDGFMHKDQLTLALVASFKNHATFKQYVQSFQDWFTKDEQKKLRFMGAVLKFTYCLNATKRNIVKDMMVMPVDQETMKMTFYCDQNWQPEEYQVEKQKKHLEKVLKQKVKLEFKSHKEQMMHIG
- a CDS encoding L,D-transpeptidase family protein — its product is MIHLVKKGETLAEISQNYRTSLATLIQANPMINPNLIYPGQPINIPNLQDPQTIPYKIDVSIGERLLRLYKDKVFIKSYPIAVGAMLSETPIGSFVIVNRAPNPGGPFGSMWLSLSKMHYGIHGTNDPTSIGKAVSKGCIRMFNHDVLELASLVPNGTEVFIHL
- a CDS encoding MFS transporter, which codes for MDIFKNRNFVKLFFAALTSQMGSTVGNMAFAFYLLDHFSDQPYYATLAELMYSLPTLFVFFIVGVVADRLDRKVIAEWCDWIRAGLTVVLFLTLLTESLPLIFFILFLRSAVTKFFFPAETSLVQGILRKDQYATAAGLNQILFSLFMVFGVGLGALTYKWIGIHGAVIVDGVSFIASALLIRSCKIPRAVRMPNGPLKRKHLRLQSTMKDFKLGMRYIVKNRLLSLIIFGFFIFGFFQGAFAILPMFTMKYELAPMEYEMYASFFAICLGAGLFIGSACSTFLAKKVQPYLLFIMPIFLASLLICLLGMTQNVWTFLVMASLLGMCIGPVNIVIGGWMPKIVHPKLMGRVSGWIDPVTMLAQSATLAVIAVLFPKLIANVDYLYFGMAIILFMIFIFYAIFLPRKEQIMDEEQKQHA
- a CDS encoding YkyB family protein; translation: MDDSNRSMTNDHSTETIAQAIYVVNRHAKTAPDPKFLYLLKKKSLQKLLSEGKAMKKGLHFSNNPRLSKQQSDVLVSAGQYYFHMPPTKEDFQNLPHLGSLNHSYRNPKTKLSLSKAKSILQSYVGIKELKSSSRNRKSKPTYEKPVFKRLGESYY
- a CDS encoding chemotaxis protein, whose protein sequence is MMNQKDILLETGTNELEIVEFIVGENKFGINVMKVKEIIQPLPVTPVPHAHRYVEGIIELRGEVLPVVNVARAIGNDQEFTEKDKLIVTEFNKMKVVFRVHTVTQIHRVSWAQIEKPSEMYQGLETQITGVVKINGEMILLLDFERIVVDINPESAIQKDKLRNTIARDRSGKKIVVAEDSPLLRQLLNETLTEAGFRHIEFFENGKDAFEYLQGFVDGEKSIGDYVDLLITDIEMPQMDGLHLTKRVKETPELEALPIIIFSSLITDDLRHKGQQVGVNAQVSKPEIHTLVEKMDDLLFA